A stretch of DNA from Halobacteriovorax sp. JY17:
TAATCCAGAACTTTGGACAGAAGTTCCTGGTTTCAACTTCACAGACATAACTTATCACCGCGCTAAAGACCAAGGTACTGTAAGAATTGCTTTCAACAGACCAGAGGTCAGAAATGCATTTAGACCACAAACTGTAGATGAACTCTATCACGCCCTAGATCACGCGAGAATGAGCTCTGACGTAGGTTGCGTCCTAATCACAGGTAATGGTCCTTCACCTAAAGACGGAGGCTGGGCCTTCTGCTCTGGTGGCGATCAGAGAATCAGAGGAAAGGATGGTTATAAGTATGTTGGCGATGAAGGCCAACAAGATCCAGCAAAACTTGGACGACTTCATATTCTAGAAGTTCAGCGACTCATTAGATTTATGCCTAAGGTTGTTATCGCCGTTGTACCTGGTTGGTCAGTTGGCGGAGGACATTCTCTACACGTGGTTTGCGATATGACTATTGCAAGTAAAGAGCATGCTGTCTTTAAGCAGACAGATCCTGACGTTGGAAGCTTTGACTCTGGTTACGGCTCCGCTTACCTAGCAAGACAATGTGGACAAAAGAGAGCGAGAGAAATTTTCTTCCTAGGTCTTAACTACTCTGCTCAGGAAGCTTTCGATATGGGAATGATTAATAAAGTTGTTCCTCATAACGAACTCGAAGATGTTGCTCTTGAATGGGGAAAATTAATAAACTCTAAATCGCCTACTGCCATGAGAATGTTAAAATTTGGTTTTAACTTATTAGATGACGGTCTAGTTGGTCAGCAGATATTTGCAGGTGAGGCTACAAGGCTCGCTTATGGAACTGATGAGGCCAGAGAAGGAAGAGACGCTTTCCTAGAAAAGAGAGATCAAGACTTCTCAAGCTTTCCTTATCACTTCTAATTTCAAGTAGATAAAAAGTGTTTTGACGCAGATGTTCAATGTAAAGATTATCACCTAATGGCCAAAGAGGGTGATAATCACTACATTTCACTCATGAAAAAAGCCTCACTCTTTTTAATTCTTCCTCTAATTTGTCTTAAGATAAATGCTGGTCCTTTTAAAGTAATCTATGGCGAAGATGATCGCTACGAACCCTTTGAGCTTGAAAATAGTAGAATAGAAGAGGCTTCAAAATCTGTTGCTGCGATTATTTCAAATTATTCCTTAAAGAAAATTGGAGAAAAAACAGAATTAGTTTCTCTAACGTTAGAAGATACAATCGAATATTGCCCAAGCGTACCTTTTAAGAACCAAATTATCTCCGCTTCATGCTCATCTGTTCTTATTGCCCCTGACGTAGTTCTTACGGCGGGTCATTGTATTAAAACTGATTGGGACTGTAATTCAAAATCATTTGTCTTTGATTACAGAATTGATCTACTCGGAGAGAAAGAAGGTCCTTATAAGCGCTACCGAATTCCAAACTCTAATATCTATAAGTGTTCAAAGATTTTAGAGAGAAAGCTAGTTAAAGATGAAACACTAGAAGATTGGGCGATAATAAAATTAGACCGAAAAGTTACTGATAGGACTCCCCTCAACTATAGAAAGTATGGAAAAATGGACCCTGAGACAAAACTTTCACTAATTGGATTTCCAAGTGGCCTTCCTTTAAAGGTGGCAACCAACGGGAAAATAAGAAGCGATATTGCTCCACACTACTTCGTTGCCGAACTAGATGCCTTTCACATGAACTCAGGTTCTCCGGTTGTTAATGAAGAAACTTTAGAAGTCGAAGGAATCCTTGTAAGAGGAGAAAAAGATTTTGTAAATAGACTTGGATGCTACGATCTCATGATCTGCAAAGAGGGAAATTGTCGTGGCGAAGATGTTTCTAGAATTACAACAATTCCTTTTGAAAAGTATATTTATTAAAGAAAGAACTTCACGCCATCAGTCCACTTAAAAGAGTCTACATTATCAGTCGTGACTTCGTGAGCAGAAATCTCTTGAAAATCTTCCATCACCTCAAGACGTTCAACATGAGAGCCCCATGAATTAAGCTCTTTCAATTCTAATAAATCATTTTTAAGCTTGTAAACTTCGTTGGTCTCCCCCTCAACACTACAAGTGACGAGACCTCTATCTTCAGTGTTATTTGTGGCTCCTGCGACCAATCCACGCCTATGACAAGACCTAATAAAGGTCTGCCTAAACATTATTCCCTGAACCTTTCCAAATACTTTAAAACTTTCTTTCATATCACTCACCTTAGCTTTGCTAAATAGTATCAAAGTGTATAAATTTAAGAAATGAATTTAACAAATATCCCCTTACATTCTAGTTGGAAAATATTACTAAAAGATGAATTTAAAAAAGAATATTTTAAAAATTTAGAAAGTTTTCTTACCCAAGAAGAGCAAAACCAAGAAGTTATTTATCCACCAAAAGAAAATATTTTTGAGGCCTTAAATCAAACTCCTTTAAATAAAGTAAGAGTAGTTCTAATCGGGCAAGACCCATATCACGGAGAAGGGCAGGCCCATGGACTTAGCTTCTCCGTTTTAGAGGAAGTTAAAATCCCTCCTTCACTTCGAAATATTTATAAAGAAATTGCTGACGACCTAAAGCTTGAAATTCCACTCCATGGAAATCTTACCAGTTGGGCAAGACAAGGAGTTCTTCTTTTAAATGACGTGCTGACAGTTAGAAAATCTGAAGCGGCTTCTCATCAAAAGAAAGGATGGGAAATATTCACGAACAAAATCATTGAGCTCGTTGATAGTGAGTGCGAGAATGTCGTGTTCATTCTCTGGGGAAGCGGCGCTCAAAAGAAAGCAAAGAAAGTAGATACAACAAAGCATTTTATTATAAAGTCTGTTCACCCCTCTCCTCTATCGTCTTATAGAGGCTTCTTTGGCAGTAAACCTTTTTCACAATGTAATCACTATTTAAGAACTAATGGCTTAGAAGAAATTAATTGGAATATTAATGATAACAACAAATAAATTAACGAAGAGCTTCAAGAGCTATAAAAAGAAACCTGGCTTTATGGGTTCTGTCGAATCTCTCTACAAAAGAGATTACACTCTAAAAAATGCAGTCGAAGGTTTTGACCTAGACATACCAAGTGGACAAATTGTTGGGTTACTCGGGCCAAATGGTGCGGGAAAAACAACTCTGATGAAAATGTTTACGGGAATTATAGTTCCCTCAAACGGAGAGATAAACGTTCTAGGACATAATCCAAGCGAGAGAGAGAAATCTTTTAGAAAGAAAATAGCCCTCGTGATGGGACAGAAGTCTCAGCTTTGGTGGGATATTCCTGCAATGGACTCCTTTCTTCTTTTGCAAAAGTATTATGAAATTCCAGAAGAGGAATTTAAAATAAAAATTGAGCACATGAGTAGAATTTTAAAAGTCAAAGATCTCTTGCATATTCACGTGCGAAAACTCTCCCTTGGAGAGAGAATGAAAATGGAACTCATGGCCTCTCTTCTCCACTCTCCAGAGGTAATCTTCTTAGACGAGCCCACTATTGGACTAGATCTTGTAGCACAGGAGAGCATTAGACAATTTATAAAAGATTATCACCAAAAGAATAAGTGTACGATAATTCTAACTTCTCACTATATGGCCGACGTGCAAGAGCTCTGTTCTCGAATTGTTCTCATTCTCGGAGGGAAGAAGGCCTACGATGGCGCTATAGAAGAATTTGAAAATATACTCGGGCATGAAAAGAGAGTTTCTTTTCACTTTAAGAATTCTGTAGATAAAACAAGCTCTCTCTTTTCGAATTATAGACCTGAGTGGAGCCTTTCAGATTTAAAAGTTGAACTCTTAATTCCTGAAGAAGAACTTAGATCAGCTAGCTCAAAGATTATTCAAGAATTTGAAGTGACAGATTTTAATACGGAAATTCTTCCCATAGAAAAAGTGATGAAGACCTTAATCGAAAATCCAGAGATACTCAGTGATAAGTAACTTCCCTAACCTATCTAAGTGGCTTCAGACAATCCGTATTTCGTGGTCCACACAAACTGCTTACAGGTTTAAT
This window harbors:
- a CDS encoding 1,4-dihydroxy-2-naphthoyl-CoA synthase — its product is MVSDIFNPELWTEVPGFNFTDITYHRAKDQGTVRIAFNRPEVRNAFRPQTVDELYHALDHARMSSDVGCVLITGNGPSPKDGGWAFCSGGDQRIRGKDGYKYVGDEGQQDPAKLGRLHILEVQRLIRFMPKVVIAVVPGWSVGGGHSLHVVCDMTIASKEHAVFKQTDPDVGSFDSGYGSAYLARQCGQKRAREIFFLGLNYSAQEAFDMGMINKVVPHNELEDVALEWGKLINSKSPTAMRMLKFGFNLLDDGLVGQQIFAGEATRLAYGTDEAREGRDAFLEKRDQDFSSFPYHF
- a CDS encoding serine protease, yielding MKKASLFLILPLICLKINAGPFKVIYGEDDRYEPFELENSRIEEASKSVAAIISNYSLKKIGEKTELVSLTLEDTIEYCPSVPFKNQIISASCSSVLIAPDVVLTAGHCIKTDWDCNSKSFVFDYRIDLLGEKEGPYKRYRIPNSNIYKCSKILERKLVKDETLEDWAIIKLDRKVTDRTPLNYRKYGKMDPETKLSLIGFPSGLPLKVATNGKIRSDIAPHYFVAELDAFHMNSGSPVVNEETLEVEGILVRGEKDFVNRLGCYDLMICKEGNCRGEDVSRITTIPFEKYIY
- a CDS encoding acylphosphatase, whose amino-acid sequence is MKESFKVFGKVQGIMFRQTFIRSCHRRGLVAGATNNTEDRGLVTCSVEGETNEVYKLKNDLLELKELNSWGSHVERLEVMEDFQEISAHEVTTDNVDSFKWTDGVKFFL
- the ung gene encoding uracil-DNA glycosylase, whose protein sequence is MNLTNIPLHSSWKILLKDEFKKEYFKNLESFLTQEEQNQEVIYPPKENIFEALNQTPLNKVRVVLIGQDPYHGEGQAHGLSFSVLEEVKIPPSLRNIYKEIADDLKLEIPLHGNLTSWARQGVLLLNDVLTVRKSEAASHQKKGWEIFTNKIIELVDSECENVVFILWGSGAQKKAKKVDTTKHFIIKSVHPSPLSSYRGFFGSKPFSQCNHYLRTNGLEEINWNINDNNK
- a CDS encoding ATP-binding cassette domain-containing protein; the protein is MITTNKLTKSFKSYKKKPGFMGSVESLYKRDYTLKNAVEGFDLDIPSGQIVGLLGPNGAGKTTLMKMFTGIIVPSNGEINVLGHNPSEREKSFRKKIALVMGQKSQLWWDIPAMDSFLLLQKYYEIPEEEFKIKIEHMSRILKVKDLLHIHVRKLSLGERMKMELMASLLHSPEVIFLDEPTIGLDLVAQESIRQFIKDYHQKNKCTIILTSHYMADVQELCSRIVLILGGKKAYDGAIEEFENILGHEKRVSFHFKNSVDKTSSLFSNYRPEWSLSDLKVELLIPEEELRSASSKIIQEFEVTDFNTEILPIEKVMKTLIENPEILSDK